In one Anas platyrhynchos isolate ZD024472 breed Pekin duck chromosome 8, IASCAAS_PekinDuck_T2T, whole genome shotgun sequence genomic region, the following are encoded:
- the LOC101803314 gene encoding selenoprotein Pb translates to MGLLVLALASWLGLALASEGATNGSRLCQEAPAWQINGSSPMAEAAGQVTVVALLKASUHFCLRQAHSLGGLRQRLSRQGMADVRYMIVNEQAPLSRAMFGELQRQAPPGVPVFQQQPQEPDVWQLLGGDKDDFLVYDRCGRLAFHIQLPYSFLHFPYVESAIRFTHSKDFCGNCSLYPNSTHEANSTMEVPVTPSPLPDQEEKESEAPIHHQHKPLHPHHHAGSNERAPEPSGDHRAAAHAHHHHGDHSQPHPKGQKQEGRDP, encoded by the exons atggggctgctggtgctggcccTGGCCtcctggctggggctggcctTGGCCTCCGAGGGGGCGACCAACGGCAGCCGGCTGTGCCAGGAGGCCCCGGCATGGCAGATCAACGGTTCCAGCCCCAtggcggaggcggcggggcAGGTGACAGTGGTGGCTTTGCTCAAGGCCAGCTGACACTTCTGCCTGCGGCAGGCCCACAG CCTCGGGGGCCTGCGGCAGAGGCTGTCGCGGCAGGGCATGGCCGACGTCCGCTACATGATCGTCAACGAGCAGGCGCCGCTCTCCCGCGCCATGTTCGGGGAGCTGCAGCGCCAGGCCCCCCCGGGTGTCCCCGTCTTCCAGCAGCAGCCGCAGGAGCCCGATgtctggcagctgctggggggggacaaggaCGACTTCCTCGTCTACGACCG CTGTGGCCGCCTGGCTTTCCACATCCAGCTGCCCTACAGCTTCCTGCACTTCCCCTACGTCGAGTCGGCCATCCGCTTCACACACAGCAAGGACTTCTGCGGCAACTGCTCCCTCTACCCCAACAGCACCCACGAG GCTAACAGCACCATGGAGGTCCCGGTAACCCCGAGCCCGCTTCCTgaccaggaggagaaggagtCAGAGGCCCCCATCCACCACCAGCACAAACCCCTCCACCCTCACCACCATGCGGGCAGCAATGAGAGAGCCCCAGAGCCCAGCGGGGACCACAGGGCTGCTGCCCACGCTCACCACCACCACGGAGACCACAGCCAGCCCCATCCCAAGGGGCAGAAGCAGGAGGGACGCGATCCCTAA
- the HPDL gene encoding 4-hydroxyphenylpyruvate dioxygenase-like protein, translated as MAASLSRPCFISLHVPYRQRWAQDLAASFRFHPVAVRETPQVRQLALRRGAAVFLLNQRLAPSRAPSHDFLYDVDPQPALGTASNVCFEVEDVPGLCERLRGRGCSVPVPPTEVSDEGGSVTYGVVRSVVGNISHTLLDRSRYQGPFLPGFQPVRGAPHEAGDGVEITNFDHITYVCPRGGARAALDWYQRCFGFQRFLLSPQERLAEGYVLGGQGVGMLLLALQSAQGSSGPSCKLVLAESLSKDSPNQVDTFLAQHGGAGIQHVGLCTPDIVSTTRALQQAGVRFFVPPATYYSQLGKEEEIRGAGQDPRTLAELGILLDTTVPGENKGPCTDGTESPSRNYLMQIFTHPIFSEETFFLELIDRRGAPGFGEGNIRALWKAVQVYMDQRQ; from the coding sequence ATGGCGGCCTCACTGAGCCGCCCCTGCTTCATCTCCCTCCACGTGCCCTACAGGCAGCGCTGGGCCCAGGACCTGGCCGCCTCCTTTCGCTTCCACCCCGTGGCCGTGCGGGAGACACCGCAGGTGAGGCAGCTGGCCCTGCGCCGGGGAGCCGCCGTCTTCCTCCTCAACCAGCGCCTGGCCCCATCCAGGGCCCCCTCCCATGATTTCCTCTACGATGTGGACCCCCAGCCTGCTTTGGGGACAGCCTCCAACGTCTGCTTCGAGGTAGAGGACGTGCCGGGGCTCTGTGagcggctgcggggccgggggtgcTCTGTGCCCGTGCCCCCCACTGAAGTGAGCGACGAGGGCGGCTCCGTCACCTACGGGGTGGTGAGGTCCGTGGTGGGCAACATCAGCCATACCCTGCTGGACCGATCCCGCTACCAGGGACCCTTCCTGCCCGGCTTCCAGCCCGTGCGGGGAGCACCCCACGAGGCAGGGGACGGGGTGGAGATCACCAATTTTGACCACATCACCTACGTCTGCCCGCGGGGCGGCGCGCGGGCAGCTCTGGACTGGTACCAGCGCTGCTTCGGCTTCCAGCGCTTCCTGCTGAGCCCGCAGGAGAGGCTGGCCGAGGGCTACGTGCTGGGCGGGCAGGGGGTGGGCATGCTGCTGCTCGCCCTGCAGAGCGCCCAGGGCTCCTCGGGGCCCAGCTGCAAGCTCGTCCTCGCCGAGTCCCTCTCCAAGGACAGCCCCAACCAGGTCGACACCTTCCTCGCGCAGCACGGCGGGGCCGGGATCCAGCACGTCGGCCTCTGCACGCCGGATATTGTTTCCACCACCAGGGCCTTGCAGCAGGCTGGCGTGCGGTTCTTCGTGCCCCCCGCCACCTATTACAGCCAGCTGGGCAAGGAGGAGGAGATCCGAGGGGCTGGGCAAGACCCCCGCAcgctggcagagctgggcatCCTGCTGGACACCACCGTGCCTGGGGAGAACAAGGGGCCGTGCACTGATGGCACGGAGAGCCCTTCCCGAAATTACTTGATGCAGATCTTCACCCATCCCATCTTCTCCGAGGAAACCTTCTTCCTGGAGCTCATCGACCGGCGGGGAGCCCCTGGCTTCGGGGAGGGCAATATTCGGGCGCTGTGGAAAGCTGTGCAGGTCTATATGGACCAGCGGCAGTAG